The following nucleotide sequence is from Trifolium pratense cultivar HEN17-A07 linkage group LG2, ARS_RC_1.1, whole genome shotgun sequence.
ACACTCTACTCTGGCTGTTTTTTGGAATTAAGCTCACTTCCAAGTTCCTTCCTTTCAAGGGTACCCCACCTAAACCAAAacagtactccctccggtccttattataaggaacaatttggtaaaaacacacataccaagaaaccttatctttcttaataaaaattctaaaattttacaatccattccaaaactaaccttggtgtattaatttattcttagggaatatgtcactctaattaatgcataactttggaatagatacaatttaataagggtagaaatggaattgtaagaataaatttaatgattgtttcttataaaaaggaccaaattttttttccaaattgttccttataaaaaggaccggagggagtattcaaCTCAACcgagtagtagtagtagtaatagtCAGGAATCTTCTATTTCTATCTACTACAAACgtgtaataataaataaataaataattaaatactaaataATTGTGTAGTATTTGTCGTATATATGAAGCCTAGTAGTCTATATATATCAACTTGCATAAAATCAAAGATTAGTGATTCAaaatcctaatcctaatcatAATCCTTAGGTGAGATTTAGGTGAAGACCAATCAAGTTTCTCTTCTCTGCTgcacaaacaaacacacaagCTACAGGTATGTTTTCACTTGATACTTGTTAAATCTATCTAATTAGTACTATAGGTTTCAACTAATTACTTGTGTTTCATCTAACCAGTttgaaagattttttatttctttgaatATTTTTCCATTCTATGCTTTTGGTTAATTGTTCAATATCAGAAATTATTTTATGATCATGTTTCCTTAGCTGATCAATTCTCAATTGGGAAATTTAAAGGGTTTTTAAGACTTATATATGATGTAAATCTATAAgatatgataaattaatttGGATCCTTAATTGGAATTCAGATTCTGAGAATAATCAATCCATTTTACATAGAAAGGATAttcaataatttgagaaaataaatatgTGTTGGTGTCAGAACATGTTCAAATTGACACATAGTTTAGTTTGCTTCTTCAAATTTATAGTGGATCACATGTTTTTAACTATGTATCTCATTTGTCACATGGATACATTTGATtaggaactttttttttattttttttaaactcggTGGTATCCGACCCAAGGACCGAATTGGGAATCTTCTGTTGCCACAGAGTTGTTTTTCTCCTTAGATTGTAATCAACTAGCTTGAATTACTTAGATCTTTCCCTAACAGTTTTATTGTTATGCAGGTTGTGTTTCTTAAATACATATGTGAACTGTTGTTGCTGATCATTATTGCATCTAGTTACTTACCAAAATGGTGACTCAAACTGCTCCTTAAAACCGTACTGCTAAACTCTTCTGCATAACTAGCGAGTGGACCGTTTCAGTTGGGAACAACCTTTTCATTTACAATTACAAAGATTCACTACTAGCGATTCAAGATGCAAAGGCAATTCTGTCACCAATCTGATCTTTCTTTCGGAACCATGAAGGAGGAATGTTTCCCCGTGGAATCATACCCTGAAATTGCTGCTTTCATAGATTGCGATTCTCCTTCATATGCCAGTGTATCATCTAACAAGAGTCCATTTTCTCCACAAGATTCTCAATCGCAATCATGCCATTCagatcatcaacaatcatctgACAACACTTATGGATCGCCAATAAGCGGGATGTCTAGTGTTGATGATGGCCATGATTTGAAGCACAAACTTAGAGAACTGGAGAATTCGTTGTTGGGGTCTGATGATTTCGATATTGTTGACAGTTACGGAAACTGCATGGAGACTAGCCTCCACGGAGCATCTCCATCAGCTAAATATGATTGGGATCTAATTGCAGAAAACATTCAAAAGCTTGACTTGAAAGAAGTCCTCTTGCTATGTGCACAGGCTGTGTCTGATGGTGATATTCCAACAGCAAGAGGCTGGATGGATAATGTATTGGCGAAGATGGTATCGGTCGCTGGAGATCCAATCCAGAGGTTAAGTGCTTACTTGTTGGAAGGGCTTAGAGCTAGATTAGAATCGTCTGGAAGCTTGATCTACAAGGCATTGAAATGTGACCAACCAACGAGCAAAGAACTATTGAGTTACATGCACGTTCTGTATCAGATTTGTCCATATTTTAAGTTTGCATACATATCTGCAAATGCTGTTATTTCTGAAGCAATGGCAAATGAATCCATGATTCATATAATTGATTTCCAAATTGCACAGGGAACACAGTGGCTTCTACTTATTCAAGCGCTTGCAAACAGGCCTGGCGGACCACCTTTTATTCGGATAACAGGTGTCGATGATTCACAATCATTTCATGCGCGCGGTGGTGGACTTCAGATTGTAGGAGAAAGGATTTCAGACTATGCCAAGTCTTGCGGAGTTCCATTTGAGTTCCACAACACTGCAATGTCTGGTTGTGAAGTCCAACGAGAAAATCTTAAAATTATACCTGGAGAAGCCCTTGCCGTCAATTTTCCCTATTTTTTGCACCATATGCCGGATGAGAGTGTGAGCATAGAGAACCATAGAGACAGATTGTTGAGATTGGTTAAGAGTTTGTCTCCAAAGGTTGTTACCCTTGTTGAGCAAGAATCCAACACCAATACATCTCCATTCTTTCATAGGTTTGTGGAGACAATGGATTATTACACAGCTATGTTTGAATCAATAGACGTGGCTTGTGCCAAAGACGATAAGAAACGGATTAGTACAGAGCAGAACTGTGTGGCACGGGACATTGTTAACATGATAGCCTGTGAGGGGATTGAGAGGGTGGAGAGGCATGAAGTTTTTGGAAAGTGGAGGATGAGATTTTCCATGGCTGGATTCAGACAATGCTCATTGAATTCTTCAGTGATGCATTCTGTCCAAAATTTGTTGAAGGACTACAATCAAAATTATAGACTGGAACATAGAGATGGTGctctcta
It contains:
- the LOC123911711 gene encoding scarecrow-like protein 13, with translation MQRQFCHQSDLSFGTMKEECFPVESYPEIAAFIDCDSPSYASVSSNKSPFSPQDSQSQSCHSDHQQSSDNTYGSPISGMSSVDDGHDLKHKLRELENSLLGSDDFDIVDSYGNCMETSLHGASPSAKYDWDLIAENIQKLDLKEVLLLCAQAVSDGDIPTARGWMDNVLAKMVSVAGDPIQRLSAYLLEGLRARLESSGSLIYKALKCDQPTSKELLSYMHVLYQICPYFKFAYISANAVISEAMANESMIHIIDFQIAQGTQWLLLIQALANRPGGPPFIRITGVDDSQSFHARGGGLQIVGERISDYAKSCGVPFEFHNTAMSGCEVQRENLKIIPGEALAVNFPYFLHHMPDESVSIENHRDRLLRLVKSLSPKVVTLVEQESNTNTSPFFHRFVETMDYYTAMFESIDVACAKDDKKRISTEQNCVARDIVNMIACEGIERVERHEVFGKWRMRFSMAGFRQCSLNSSVMHSVQNLLKDYNQNYRLEHRDGALYLGWMKRAMATSSAWRCN